Within the Blastocatellia bacterium genome, the region CGCCGGCGATGCTGGCCAAGCTGCAATCGAGCGAAGGCCGCCGCCGGCTCGGCGAGATGAGCAAGGTCTTTTATAAAGACGGCACCTTGATCAAAGCCAAAGCCGACGCGCCGATCATCGATAACGGTTGCAGTGACGCGAGCGGCGGCTCGGCCTTCCCGCGCCCGTCGGCGGCAGAAGGCGGCGACGCCTTCGGGTTGTTGCTCGCCGGCTACGCGCCCGGCAAAGGCTTGGACGTCTGGCCCGCCGGCACCGCCAAGAAAGTTGCCGCCGGCTCGGTGATCGTCTTCCAGATTCACTACTCGGCGTTCCGCGGCAAGTTCGAGCATCCCGAATCCGATCAGACGAGCATCGGCCTGCACTTTTCGACGCAGCCGCCGCAGCACTCGCTTAACACCATCGGCATTCAGAATCACTACTTCAAGATTCCCGCCGGCTCGGGCAGTCACGAAGTGACGGCCTGCTACACCTTCGACGGCGACGTGAAGCTGATGAGCTATATGCCGCATATGCACCTGCGCGGCAAGGATATGAAGTACGACGTCATCTATCCCGATGGCCGCAAAGAGACATTGCTGTGGGTGCCGAAGTATAGCTTCAACTGGCAGACGATGTATTATTTGAAGAAGCCTGTGACCTTGCCGAAAGGCACCAGGATGATCATCACGGCGCACTTCGACAACTCGGCGAAGAACAAGTACAACCCCGACGCGTCGAAAGACATTCGCTGGGGCGATCCGACTTACGAAGAGATGATGATCGGCTGGATGGATTATTACGTGGATGCGCCGGCACCGGCTGACAAGGCCACCGCTTCGGCGCGCTCGTCGCGCAAGTAAGCGCGCAGATAAATTACAGGGGCGGCTCTCGGTGGCTGCTCCAGATTGAGGACAGCCGATTCCGAGTAACTCAGTGGATTCGGAATCGCGGGTGACGCACAGACGGTCGCTTGTACCTGATGCCGCCAGTCACCAAGCGGGAGGAGTCAATGAAGAAAGCTATTTCGATACTGTTCGCCGTCGCTGCCGTCGCCGCGCTCTGTTTCGTCTTTTCGCCGGCTACCAGCGCCAGCGGCCCGGGCAAAAAGGATGTCACCTTCTCGAAGGACGTCGCGCCCATCTTTTTCAAGAACTGTGCGGAATGTCACAAGCCCAACGACATCGCGCCGATGTCGCTGCTGACCTACAAAGAAGCGCGCCCGTGGGCACGCTCGATCAAGGAAAAGGTCGCCAGCCGCGAGATGCCGCCCTGGAGCCCCGACCCGCACTATGGCCAGTTCTCTAACGAGAAGCGGTTGACGGACAAAGAGGTCGAAACCATCGTCGCATGGGTAGACAGCGGCGCCAAGGAAGGCAATCCGAAAGATATGCCGCCGACGCCCGAGTTCGCCAAAGGCGGCTGGTCCATCGGCAAGCCCGATGCCGTGCTGGAGATGGGCGAAGAGTGGACGATTGACCCGAACGCGCCTGACAACTACATCAACTTTTTCATCCCGACGAACTTCAAAGAAGATCGCTGGGTCCAGGCTGCCGAAATCCTCCCCGGCAACCGCAAAGTTGTGCATCACGTCATCGCTTTCATCCAGTCGCCGCAGATGATGGCCAAGCGCGCAGAAGCCGCGAAAGCCGGCAATGGCCGGGTCGGCGGGCGCGCCGCTGACGGCAAGCTGTTTTATCTGGACGGCACGCTGCGCCGCGTCAAGATGGACGCGCCGGTTGTTGATGATGCGTGCGCCCAGCAGGCAGCACCGGGCGGACGGCGCATCGGCGGCGGCGGCGACGAGAACGAGGGCGCGCTGCTGGCCGGTTACGCGCCGGGCCTTGAGCCTGCGGTCTATCCAGCGGGTGTTGCCAAGAAGCTGCCCGCCGGCTCGACCATCATGTTCCAGGTACACTATTCAAGCTTCCGCGGCGCGCTTACGAAGGCCGAAAAAGACCGCACCAAGGTCGGCCTGATCTTCGCCAAAGAGCCGCCCGACAAGATGGCGGTGACGTTTGCGGCGGCCAATGTCATGTTCAAGATTCCGGCGGGCGCCGACAATCACGAAGTCACCGCATGCCAGACGGTGCCGCGCGATGTTCAGGTGCTCAACTACATGCCGCATATGCACCTGCGCGGCAAGGACATGAAGTACGAGCTCATCTATCCTGATGGCAAGCGCGAGACTTTGCTGTGGGTGCCGAAGTTCAGCTTCAACTGGCAGGCGGCCTACGTGCTGAAGAACCCGATCACCATCCCCAAGGGAGCGAAGCTCGTGGTCACGGCGCACTACGACAACTCGAAGAAGAACAAGTACAACCCCGACGCGTCGAAAGACGTGCGCTGGGGCGACCCGACCTATGACGAGATGATGATCGGCTGGCTCGACATCATGGTAGAAAACCCGGCCAAAGCGGCCAAACCCGATGCGTCAGCGCGCAGCGGCCAGAAGTAGCTTTCACCACATTGAAGCACGCTCGGCGCCGGCTGCGATGATTCGTGGCCGGCGCGTCGTGCTTCAGGAAACGGCAAGCGCCGAGCAACCGAGCAAGCGGCAGGGCATCCAAGCGGGCGACCTTAAGCGGCGCGAGCCACCACGGCTTGCGTCAACTCAAAACGCATCGCATTTCGCAGCGCCTCGCGACAGCGCCACGGCGCCGCGCCTCACAGGTGAACGATATGAGAAAGCCGCTCTCTTTCCTGTTTACAGTCGCGTTCCTGGTCGCCTTTGGCCTGACCCTTTCGCCAACCACGAACGCCGGCGAAGGCCCGGGAGCGGGCGTCAATAAGAGCGCCCGCGCCGTCACCTTCAGCCGCGATGTCGCGCCGATCCTGTATAAGAACTGTGTCGCCTGCCATCGCCCGAACGATCTCGCGCCGATGTCGCTGCTCTCTTACAAAGAGGCGCGGCCCTGGGCGCGTTCGATCAAAGAGAAAGTCCTCACACGCGAGATGCCGCCGTGGCAGGCCGACCCGCACTATGGCCAGTTCATCAACGACAAGCGGCTCTCGCAGCAGGAGATTGACACCATCGTTGCCTGGGTGGACGGCGGCGCCAAAGAAGGCAACCCGAAAGAGCTGCCGGCGGTGCCGACCTTCAGCGATGATTGGCAGATCGGCAAGCCCGACCTGATCCTGACCATGCAGGAAGAATACACGGTCGAGGCGACCGGGCCGGACGAGTACATACGCTTCGTCATTCCGGTCAACGTCAGCGAGATTAAGTGGCTCAAGGGCGTCGAGATTCATCCAGGCAACAAGCGCGTCGTGCATCACGCTGTCGCCTTTCTGCAAACGCCTGAGATGATCGCCGCGGCCAAAGGCGCGGGCGGCAATGCGCTCAACCCGACACCTGATAAATCTTCGATGTTCTATCGAGACGGCACGCTGGTGCGCACGAAAGGCGACGCCCCGGTTTATGACGATGGCTGCAAAGCGCCCGATGGCGGCTTTGCCCGTGGCAGCGGCCAGGAGACCATCGGGCCGCTGCTCGGCTTCTACGCGCCGGGCAAAGACGTTGACCTGTTCCCCGCCGGGACCGCGAAATTCATACGGCCCGGCTCGAACCTGATCATCGAGATGCACTATTCGAAGACCACCGGCAAGACGGAAAAAGACCGCACCACGGTCGGCTTGTTCTTTGCCAAAGAAGCGCCCGACAAGGTCTTGCAGTCGAACGGCGCGCTGAATCACTTCTTCAAGATTCCGCCGGGCGCGACCGATCACGAAGTCACCGCCTGTTACAAGTTCAGCAACGACACGCTGCTCTACACCTTGATGCCGCATATGCACAAGCGCGGCAAAGACATGAAGTACGAAGTCGTCTACCCCGACGGGCGGCGTGAAACGCTGCTGGCGGTGAAGTACAATTTCGCATGGCAATCGATGTACCGCTTCAAGGAGCCGGTGCTGGTGCCGCACGGCTCGCAGTTGATCGTCACGGCGCATTACGACAACTCCGAGCGCAACAAGTGGAACCCCGACCCGACAAAGGCTGTGCGCTGGGGCGACCCGACTTATGACGAGATGATGATCGGCTATATGGATTACGTGACCAAGGTCACCGAGCGCGCGGTCGCCAAAATCGATCCGAAGGTTCTCGATGCGTATGTCGGCGAGTACGAATTGCTGCCGGGTCGAACGGTCGCCATCGCGCGCAGCGGCGATCAACTGATGGTCGGCATGCGCGGCGTGCCGAACACGCCGATCTTTCCCGAATCCGAAACCCGTTTCTTCTTCAAAGTCGCCGACGTGCAGATCATCTTCGTCAAAGAC harbors:
- a CDS encoding cytochrome c; the encoded protein is MNRRRLTRLLLLAAVACLSIAFVTSSSASSGTSKDVTFNKDVAAIFYKNCAECHKPNDIAPMSLISYKEVRPWARSIKEKVLTREMPPWSPDPKYGQFTNDHRLSDKEIATIVAWVDGGAKEGDPKDLPPAPDFTSGGWQLGKPDQIFAMKEAFTVQPGQPDTIQNFIIPTNFKEDKWIQSAEILPGNKRIVHHVIAFIQTPAMLAKLQSSEGRRRLGEMSKVFYKDGTLIKAKADAPIIDNGCSDASGGSAFPRPSAAEGGDAFGLLLAGYAPGKGLDVWPAGTAKKVAAGSVIVFQIHYSAFRGKFEHPESDQTSIGLHFSTQPPQHSLNTIGIQNHYFKIPAGSGSHEVTACYTFDGDVKLMSYMPHMHLRGKDMKYDVIYPDGRKETLLWVPKYSFNWQTMYYLKKPVTLPKGTRMIITAHFDNSAKNKYNPDASKDIRWGDPTYEEMMIGWMDYYVDAPAPADKATASARSSRK
- a CDS encoding c-type cytochrome, producing the protein MKKAISILFAVAAVAALCFVFSPATSASGPGKKDVTFSKDVAPIFFKNCAECHKPNDIAPMSLLTYKEARPWARSIKEKVASREMPPWSPDPHYGQFSNEKRLTDKEVETIVAWVDSGAKEGNPKDMPPTPEFAKGGWSIGKPDAVLEMGEEWTIDPNAPDNYINFFIPTNFKEDRWVQAAEILPGNRKVVHHVIAFIQSPQMMAKRAEAAKAGNGRVGGRAADGKLFYLDGTLRRVKMDAPVVDDACAQQAAPGGRRIGGGGDENEGALLAGYAPGLEPAVYPAGVAKKLPAGSTIMFQVHYSSFRGALTKAEKDRTKVGLIFAKEPPDKMAVTFAAANVMFKIPAGADNHEVTACQTVPRDVQVLNYMPHMHLRGKDMKYELIYPDGKRETLLWVPKFSFNWQAAYVLKNPITIPKGAKLVVTAHYDNSKKNKYNPDASKDVRWGDPTYDEMMIGWLDIMVENPAKAAKPDASARSGQK
- a CDS encoding DUF3471 domain-containing protein, which encodes MRKPLSFLFTVAFLVAFGLTLSPTTNAGEGPGAGVNKSARAVTFSRDVAPILYKNCVACHRPNDLAPMSLLSYKEARPWARSIKEKVLTREMPPWQADPHYGQFINDKRLSQQEIDTIVAWVDGGAKEGNPKELPAVPTFSDDWQIGKPDLILTMQEEYTVEATGPDEYIRFVIPVNVSEIKWLKGVEIHPGNKRVVHHAVAFLQTPEMIAAAKGAGGNALNPTPDKSSMFYRDGTLVRTKGDAPVYDDGCKAPDGGFARGSGQETIGPLLGFYAPGKDVDLFPAGTAKFIRPGSNLIIEMHYSKTTGKTEKDRTTVGLFFAKEAPDKVLQSNGALNHFFKIPPGATDHEVTACYKFSNDTLLYTLMPHMHKRGKDMKYEVVYPDGRRETLLAVKYNFAWQSMYRFKEPVLVPHGSQLIVTAHYDNSERNKWNPDPTKAVRWGDPTYDEMMIGYMDYVTKVTERAVAKIDPKVLDAYVGEYELLPGRTVAIARSGDQLMVGMRGVPNTPIFPESETRFFFKVADVQIIFVKDDKGEVNELMVEQGGRTFKAKRVKKTAATGDSK